Proteins from a genomic interval of Quercus robur chromosome 9, dhQueRobu3.1, whole genome shotgun sequence:
- the LOC126699889 gene encoding WAT1-related protein At5g07050-like, whose product MRKYAAHLSLTTLVCFIGTLQSIVVTFVMEHRHSVWTIGWDMNLLAAAYAGIVSSSIAYYVQGLVMQKRGPVFVTAFSPLMMIIVAMMGSFIPAE is encoded by the exons ATGAGGAAATACGCTGCTCATCTCTCACTTACAACACTTGTTTGCTTCATAGGCACACTACAGTCTATAGTTGTCACTTTTGTTATGGAGCACAGGCACTCAGTTTGGACCATTGGATGGGACATGAATCTTCTAGCTGCTGCCTACGCt GGTATAGTGTCATCAAGCATTGCATACTATGTCCAAGGATTGGTCATGCAGAAAAGAGGACCTGTCTTTGTTACTGCCTTTAGCCCTCTGATGATGATCATTGTTGCTATGATGGGCTCTTTTATCCCTGCTGAATAG